Below is a genomic region from Vairimorpha necatrix chromosome 1, complete sequence.
AAAGAATCCAGTATGTTAGAGTCCCCAAATCTgctattgttttttttaattcttcaaTTTGGCCCAAGAGCTCCCGCCAGATGCACTTcctaaagttttttttaaatctatatgATGTTTTACGTGAGTGTATCGGGTTTGACGCTACCTATTTTTGGCTTTAAGGTGCAAAGGCGACGAGAATGAAATCAACCGTAGCTATGCACGTAGGTTTCGTGCATCAAATTGATTCTTGCTTACATTTCACATTGTGAAAAGATATAACACATTTTAAGATCGAACTTACTAATGAGTATAAGGTATCAACCCGGGGCGTTTTTTGCAAAACACATGGCTTTGACCACGAAGCTACGAGCCATCTTGAAAATTAGCTTTATACTAGCAAATACAAATTGATCTGCCAGTATCTGCATTTTATATGCCATTAGaggaaaaatataagaaaaaaattatcagtTTCTGTATTATTATCAATTAATTACAGCAAGACGGCTCTTAATGAAACCCCACAGAGTCCGTGGGTCgtcaaaaaagaaattagcGTCAAAATGCAAATTGTTTAGTTCGGAACATAAAAGATAatatatagatttaaaaaaatataaggtacaccaattatatttaaaaacaaattaaagCCTACGGCTAATTTTCACTTTATCCCCCCCCTtaccaatataaatacagaattttttatttttagccCTGTTTTTCAAAAGTCGAAGCGTCCAGAGCGGAAAGGAACagagaaaaatttacataagtaaaaaaatggtcttataaatatctaatttgaacataatttataaaaaatatattatttaaaccaatttaataatgttttctaataaacTATGAGTTAAATAGAAgtctaaatttgtaaaaatatgttttaaccTATTGCTTTCTTTTGTCattacatttaatttttgccAAAGATAAACATGTTTATACACAGTTTATGTTGTTTAAAACAGATTCTAGGTTAGGTTATTCTTAGTTTGGtagtatatttattagtCTTGTTTTTTAGGTTTTTATTGGTTTTTCTAGACAAacaaagtaaaaataatgttatatttatgcTCTTTTAAGAATTATTGAATCGCATAGAATGTCAATTTAATAAgatatgttatattttagcTCCAAAAGTAAAACATTACATGTTTGGgaaattctttaattcttgaaaaatattcatttataacAGCAAATGAAccttataaatattatttatatagagATTTCGTTGTTATACATTGCAATGtacaataaagataaatctTGATCAATAATTGGAAGAAggaaacttttaaaaaattgaaaaaaaaaaaacgaaaaaacaattgttttatttttggtaaatatgctattttattacaactttatttttttgactttTGCTCCTTCACATTTTTTCCGCTTCGAATTTCGAAAAAAggggatattttttaaaaattctcaatttatattggtaAGGGGGGGGATAAAGTGAAAATGCTCCAAAGCCTACtatcttaaattttaaactaatttaaaaaataatcatatttaattttctgAAATTAAGATataacttttaaaatatatactGTCAGTTTACTTAAAACTAACTTTTGATAGACACAATCatgtattaattttaaaattatacaagaaaaataaatattacccagatttaataaatctaaattaaaaagctttaaattaatttttgaaacaattttaattttccataaataatttttttcatgaaTTTTCTATCCATAAAATTGAgacatgttttttttttctagaattttcaaaactccaaatatttttttctagaattttctagaaaaaataaaactataaaaagactcaaaaatttatcctCATGACAAATCCAAAATTCACAAACAAAGCAAGAGAACTTATTGAAGAAGCAATTGCAAAAGCACaacttaataaaaacacTCAACTAGAACCAGAACATTTACTAAATGTCTTATTAGAAAATTCGAATTCGATCTTAAGAAAGGTCTTATCAAAAGAAGAAACAAATATTTGGACTGACaaaataatcaataaaatcaaTACATTCGGGAAAGCTGGTCAACCAGTTGAGCCACAAATGTCTTATAAATTGTCACAAGTATTCAAAACTAATGATGAATTTGTTTCTGTTGACTCTATTTTGATCAATATTCTAAATCTTGACCATATAAAAAGTTATCTCAGCAATACAGaggaaataataaaaaagataaaaaactttaggGGCGATAAAAAGATGGACAATGTCAACGCTGATGAtacagaaaatattatgtcAAAATTCGCAGTTGATATGGTCGACCAAGCtagacaaaatatttttgatccTGTAATTGGTAGAGAACAAGAAATAAGAgaaattatagaaataCTTTGTAAGAAGACGAAGAGTAATGCGATTATGGTTGGTAAACCAGGTGTAGGTAAGACAGCGATAGTAAATGGCATAGCACAGAGAATTGCGAATGGAGAAGCTCCAggattaaaaaatgctAAGATTTACAATGTCGACGTAGGCGGAATGGTGGCAGGAGCCTGCCACAGAGGGGATTTTGAACAAAGATTGAAGGATCTCATAAAAGAAGCAGAGAGCACACCGGGCGtgattttgtttattgatGAGATACATATTGTATTAGGAGCAGGAAAGACTTCTGACAGTGCCATGGATGCGGCCAACATGTTGAAACCAGGACTGGCAAATGGGTCTATAAAATGTATAGGAGCTACTACAGAAGACGAGTATAGAAAATATGTAGAATCAGATCCCGCCTTTGAAAGGAGGTTTGTACAAGTCCCTGTACGAGAGCCATCAATAGAAGATTCAATTACAATGTTAAGAGGAATTAGAGAAAGAATGGAATTACACCACGGGGTGAAAATAAGTGACAATGCCTTAGTTTACGCTGCAAAATCTTCTAAGCAGTACATTCCGAATAGAAGACTGCCGGACATAGCCATAGATTTAATTGACAGTGCATGTGCGAGCGCCGTAATTTCCCTAGAAAGTCAACCcaaagaaattttagaggcaaaaaataaaatttggtCACTTGAATTAGAAAAGACGAGTTTAGAAATGGATCTCAAAAATACACaagataaagaaattatatataaaaaactagaaGAGGTTCAAAAGAagatagaaaatattaaagaatcTTTGATACCTTTAGAGGAAAATTATCTAAATGAGAAAAAGGACATAATCCAGGCAAAAGAATTacgtaaaaaattagaagatACAAAATTGAAACTAATCCAAGCCGAAAGAGACAGGCAGTCATATTTGGCCTATGATTTGAAGACGAATGTGATCCCAGTattagaagaagaaattaagaAATTGACAGGAGTAGAAATAATTGAGACACACCACATAGCAGAGAAGATAAGCAATTGGACAGGAATACCGGTCAAGAGGTTGACTATGAAAGAGAATGAAAGATTATTAGAAATGTCTAGTAGAATTAAAAGGAGAATATTTGGGCAAGATGAAGCAGTCAATGCCATTGTGTCTTCAATTCTTCAGTCACGAGTGGGCCTCGCAAGGAAAGACAAGCCCATTGGGgcatttttacttttaggGCCTAGTGGTGTAGGAAAAACTGAGTTGGCCAAGGCAGTGGCCTCTGAATTGTTTGATGATGAGAAGAACATGGTAGTTCTCGACATGAGTGACTATGGAAATGAACTATCAGTGACTAAATTAATAGGTGCCTCTGCTGGGTATGTCGGGTACAATGAAGGGGGCACACTTACTGAGCCCATAAGAAGAAAGCCTTACAATGTCATCCTTTTGGACGAGGTAGATTTGGCCCACCAGTCTGTGCTCAATGTTTTGTATCAACTACTTGACGAGGGACGAATTACAGACGGCAAGGGTGTGGTCGTGGATTACAGGAATTGTGTAATAATTATGACTTCTAATCTTGGTCAACATGTCATAATGAATAGTCCTAGTATAGGAGAAAAGGAAAGATCAGAACTAGAAGGAATGGTATTACAGAGATTTGGGCCGCCTTTTGTCAACAGAATTGATAATGTCATTTATTTCAACCAATTAGATTTTAATTGTCTTAGTAAGATTCTTGAATATCAAATTAATGAACTCAACTCGAGACTAGAAGAAaagaatatgaaatttGTAATAAGTCAAGCAGTGGCCGAGGAAATAGTAGTAAAAGCGCATTCATCTGTGTACGGAGCAAGATTGATGAAAAGATTAGTACAGACTCATTTTATAAGTGCACTGACGCAAATATTACTAAAGAGAACTGACAACTCaattttgtttgtaaaaTGCTATGGAACTTATGAAAATCAAGTAGGAGAACAAATAGGGGAGTATGTTTATCAATACTAAAagaattcaaaataaatttcttcttttatattttatattgcatatatattttagcATTTATTTTGCttacttgtttttttaatgttaacTAACTATTTGAtatgtataaatttgaGGCGCAACATTCAGAGCCCGGTcattctatatttttatacgtTTTGAATTTGGACTCGAGCCGtgaaataaagaaatacaTTTTACGCTTAATAAAGCTCATTAAAGtagtttataaatttttaagaaatttattcgccttaattttttttgagctttaaatatcttaactttttaataattttggCTAAAGTGAGCTTTAGGTAACAAAAATCGATATAgggtttttttgtttttttttgcccctttttttcaaaaatggaggaaagaaaatttgaagaaagtaacaaaaataaaaattagaacaataaatttaataatgcaTCAAAAACAGAATTAGTGGAATTTCTTTGAAGCATGTacctaaataaataaagtttaGCACTATTTGCCGACCTATTTCTATTAGGTATAGAAGCTTTGAGGGAACGCCAATTACCTTCTATGGTATTGGTATGAACCCCAGTACTAGGATCTCGAAAGTGTAATGAGTGGTTAACCATGTGGTGTTCATTGAATATTGTATTCAAAGAATGGTAAGCCCTCCACATATCACTATATATAGTACTTTTCGTACTTACAAATTTCCATAAAAGAGCTGTTAACGTTTCTTTATCtctctttttaatatatatacatatataagTATAATTTTGCGTTCGGGAGAACGTTCTATCATACCAAAACACCAAAATCCATTTACTAATTTACCTCTATgatgtttgttttttccaATTTTAGTTTCATCTATTTCTACTATAACTTCTTCTCCGCCTATCTTGTTCAAagatgataaatatttatcataaatgtttatttcttttttttttttaaaatgaaggATATAGAACGTTTAGAACAACCTAAAATTTGACAAATATTCTTACGAGGATAGCCAAGAATCCACAAATTAAGTACCTGTAAAATTGTGATATGATCGAGTCTATTGTTTTCAAAGAAAGTGTCTTTCCATATAGATACTGTCTTCTTACAGTCCTTCCAAGTACATTTAATGAGGTATTCCCGTTTGCTAACCAAACTCATCCTACCATAACACACAGTACATATTTggttctttttttttattaaacaaattattatatatagtTTCGATTTCTTCTCTTGTCAGAATTCTTTCCtccatttttgaaaaaaggggcaaaaaaaaacaaaaaaacccTATATCGATTTTTGTTACCTAAAGCTCACTTTAGccataattttaaaagaaattttaccCTTATTACAACCCTGGACCCGGGAAAATAGATCAGAAATCTTTCTTTGTCTAAATGAGGCAATACTTTAGGTTTGGATACAAATTTTCCATAAAGCACGATTAAATGTTGCCATAAATCTCAGAGGTTTTGTAGATTGGTTGGTATAGGCTTAAGTATAGCAAAAACAAACagtattaaaaattcaattttggggttgaaaacttcattttct
It encodes:
- a CDS encoding Clp R domain-containing protein; this translates as MTNPKFTNKARELIEEAIAKAQLNKNTQLEPEHLLNVLLENSNSILRKVLSKEETNIWTDKIINKINTFGKAGQPVEPQMSYKLSQVFKTNDEFVSVDSILINILNLDHIKSYLSNTEEIIKKIKNFRGDKKMDNVNADDTENIMSKFAVDMVDQARQNIFDPVIGREQEIREIIEILCKKTKSNAIMVGKPGVGKTAIVNGIAQRIANGEAPGLKNAKIYNVDVGGMVAGACHRGDFEQRLKDLIKEAESTPGVILFIDEIHIVLGAGKTSDSAMDAANMLKPGLANGSIKCIGATTEDEYRKYVESDPAFERRFVQVPVREPSIEDSITMLRGIRERMELHHGVKISDNALVYAAKSSKQYIPNRRLPDIAIDLIDSACASAVISLESQPKEILEAKNKIWSLELEKTSLEMDLKNTQDKEIIYKKLEEVQKKIENIKESLIPLEENYLNEKKDIIQAKELRKKLEDTKLKLIQAERDRQSYLAYDLKTNVIPVLEEEIKKLTGVEIIETHHIAEKISNWTGIPVKRLTMKENERLLEMSSRIKRRIFGQDEAVNAIVSSILQSRVGLARKDKPIGAFLLLGPSGVGKTELAKAVASELFDDEKNMVVLDMSDYGNELSVTKLIGASAGYVGYNEGGTLTEPIRRKPYNVILLDEVDLAHQSVLNVLYQLLDEGRITDGKGVVVDYRNCVIIMTSNLGQHVIMNSPSIGEKERSELEGMVLQRFGPPFVNRIDNVIYFNQLDFNCLSKILEYQINELNSRLEEKNMKFVISQAVAEEIVVKAHSSVYGARLMKRLVQTHFISALTQILLKRTDNSILFVKCYGTYENQVGEQIGEYVYQY